The segment GATCCGGGGCGCCGCTACGCCCGCCCGCTACGCCCTCTTCTTGACGGCGTGGCGGTTGGCTGGGACTCGCGCGATCGACTCGGGAGACCCAGGGATGCAGACATCGGTGCGGCTGAGACTGTGGCGCGTGATCGCGCGCCGTCATCCTTCGGCATTCCTCCTCGCCACGCAGTTGCTGAGCCTGGTGCTCTACCCACTGATGGACCAGAGCCTGGCTGGCCGACGGCTGTTCGGAGGATTCACGCTGGTGGTGGTGCCGCTCGCCCTCTGGGTGGTGACACGCAGCCCGCTCCTCAACTGGATCGGCTGGCTGCTCGCCGTTCCGGCGATGTTGTTGACCGCTGCCAGTGTGGTCTTCGAGCACCAGGTACTCCTGCCCATATCAGCGCTGCTGGAGGCGGCGCTCTATCTCTACGCCGCCGGCGGTCTGATCGCCTACATGCTGCGCGATCACGTGGTGACCCGCGA is part of the Pseudomonadales bacterium genome and harbors:
- a CDS encoding two pore domain potassium channel family protein codes for the protein MQTSVRLRLWRVIARRHPSAFLLATQLLSLVLYPLMDQSLAGRRLFGGFTLVVVPLALWVVTRSPLLNWIGWLLAVPAMLLTAASVVFEHQVLLPISALLEAALYLYAAGGLIAYMLRDHVVTRDELFAAAATFTLLAWGFAYAYMVCQLWYPGSFTGVEPERARTWMELLFYSFTNLSATGLGDVLPVTPEARVLTMLEQFAGVGYIATVVSRLIGLTVMRRS